In Narcine bancroftii isolate sNarBan1 chromosome 7, sNarBan1.hap1, whole genome shotgun sequence, the sequence agagagggaaagggggtgaTGGGGAACAGGAGAGGGGGTGATGGGGCTGCAGAGAAGGGGTGACGGAGACCGGAGAGGGAGTGACACGgatgggagagggagtgacgggggcCGCAGGGGAGGCGATGGGAGAGGGGCAATGGGGATGATGGCGATGGGAGAGGGGGCTGCAGGGAGGTGGTgacggggatggggagagggggtgacGGGAGAGGGAGCAATGGGGTGGAGTCTGGAGGAGGGACTAGGGTGTATGGCCCCCCAACTCGGCCTTCCCATCTGCGACATCCATCACAGGAGCGCGTGCCGCCTTTTCCTCCCTCGTGGTGTGTCAGTCAAAGGGCAGGAGGCGGGACCAGGCACACGACGTGACCTATTACATCCGCAGCGCAGGTTTTGGAGGGCTCGGCGctgcttttttttcctcccctTCCATGCGGCATGTCATTTAAGGGTCAGGAGGCAAAGCTGGGTCTGGTGACATTCCCGTTACGTCAGCACGCAGGTCCTGGCGGGCTCGGCATGGCCCGCACGCAGCGCAGCCCTCGCCGCCTCCTCGAAGACGTGGCCAACGCCATCGCGCAGTAGGGCCGAGCATTCCACGTAGGCGGCGGCCTGCATGCGGCGCGCCAGGCCAGCGCCCTGCTGGTAGGTGACGGGGGCAGCCTGGAGCTGCGTGGGGGCCATGCTGTGCCGCAGGTCATGCTTGGTGCCCACCAGCAGCACGGGCGCGGTAGGCCGCAGGCGTCGCACTTCCATGTACCAGTCAGCCCACAGGCACTCGAAGGAAGCAGGGTCGCCGATGGAGAAGCAGAACACGAAGACATCGGCCAGTGGGTAGTAGAAGCGGCGCACAGACAGCCGATGCTCATCCCGGGGCGCCGTGTCCCACACGGTGAGCAGCACGGGCCGCCCGTCCACCCGCACCTGGCCGCGAAACGAGTCGAACACAGTGGGCAGGCTGTCCCGGGGGAAGGCTTGGGTGGTCAGGCACACGGCCAGTGACGTCTTCCCCACCAGCTCGGGGCCCAGCAGCAGCACCCTGATGGTTAGCATGTCCCCGGCTGCGGAAACAAGCACAGGGCAGAGGCATGGAGCAggacagcgtggaaacaggcccttgagcccctctagtctgtcccaaatcaaactaaagcacaacatagaacactacagcatagaagcaggccattcagcccctctaatcTCTGCTGGACTATTATTCTGTCCGGTCCCACTGACTAGCTACCAatgcatacccctcccattcatgtacctgtccaaattcttcataaatgttaaaattaagcttgtattttgctcagaccttgacaaagggctcaaccccaacacgttggttctgtatctttatcttacctcactgacaaaaggcaaaggaggaaaaacccaacacccaaccccaacccaccaat encodes:
- the LOC138739689 gene encoding rho-related GTP-binding protein RhoG-like codes for the protein MLTIRVLLLGPELVGKTSLAVCLTTQAFPRDSLPTVFDSFRGQVRVDGRPVLLTVWDTAPRDEHRLSVRRFYYPLADVFVFCFSIGDPASFECLWADWYMEVRRLRPTAPVLLVGTKHDLRHSMAPTQLQAAPVTYQQGAGLARRMQAAAYVECSALLRDGVGHVFEEAARAALRAGHAEPARTCVLT